In Sorangium aterium, the genomic stretch CTCGGCTGCCGGCCTCGGGCCGAAGAGGTGCGCTTCGAGCTCTCTCTCCTCGAAGGTGACCTCGTGCGCGAGCCGCTCGTACTCGGCGAGCATCCGGATGAGGCGGGCGATGGTGGGAATGTCGGCGGCGGTGGCGGGGCGGATCATGGCGTCTCTCCGGCGCGTCATACCGCATCGTCGCGCAGCGGTGGAGGGAGTAGGCTCCCCGCCTGCATGACCATGAAGACGCCGCCCTCCGCCGCCGGTCCGCGCTGGCTCTACCTGCACGGCTTCGCCTCGGGCCCGAGCTCGACCAAGGGCGTCCAGGTCGCCGCGCACTTCGGGCGGCGCGGGGTCGCCGTCGAGCGGCTCAACCTGCGGATACCCTCGCTCGAGCGTCTGCGCCTCAGCGCGATGATCGACGCCGTGAAGCAAGCGCTCGGCGGAGAGCGCGAGCGGGCCGTGGTGATGGGATCGAGCCTCGGTGGCCTCACCGCGTGCCGCGTCGCCGAGGAGGACGCGCGGGTGTGCGCGCTGGTGCTGCTCGCGCCGGCGTTCCGGATCATGGAGCGATGGCGGCAGCGGCTCGGCGAGGAGGGCTTTCAGGCGTGGAAGGAGCGGGGGTGGCTCGAGGTCGACGATTACGCCGAGAAGCGGCGAGCCCGGGTGGACTTCGGCTTCGCCGTCGACGCGGCTGAGGTCGACGACCGCTCGGGCGGCTGGCCGGACGTGCGCGTACCGACGCTGATCGTCCACGGCCGGAGCGATGACGTGGTGGAC encodes the following:
- a CDS encoding YqiA/YcfP family alpha/beta fold hydrolase, whose amino-acid sequence is MTMKTPPSAAGPRWLYLHGFASGPSSTKGVQVAAHFGRRGVAVERLNLRIPSLERLRLSAMIDAVKQALGGERERAVVMGSSLGGLTACRVAEEDARVCALVLLAPAFRIMERWRQRLGEEGFQAWKERGWLEVDDYAEKRRARVDFGFAVDAAEVDDRSGGWPDVRVPTLIVHGRSDDVVDIELSRTFAAGKRHVRLIEVDDGHELVASIPRILREADEFLRHFVGG